The following proteins come from a genomic window of Candidatus Paceibacterota bacterium:
- a CDS encoding ATP-binding protein yields the protein MIEQKLGGGGARTLHVSATLLKPGKKGSGVILVLTDLTPTRQLDERLEQLDRLASIGTLAASMAHEIRNALVAGRTFVDLLLEKHQDTELVGVVRRELGRIDEIVSRILKFGGPARPALRQVRLHEVLDHSLRLVQPQLNGKQVLLSRSFQAVPDLVKGDDCQLQQAFVNLFLNALEAMGPNGTLSVTTELVVPGGRADRTQVQVAIQDSGLGIPPEHLERVFEPFFTSKPSGTGLGLPITRRIIREHRGDIRVVSRPSKGSDFRVLLPVSA from the coding sequence GTGATCGAACAGAAGCTCGGCGGAGGCGGGGCGCGCACCCTGCATGTCAGCGCAACATTGCTCAAACCCGGCAAGAAGGGATCAGGCGTGATACTGGTCCTCACCGATTTGACTCCCACGCGTCAACTGGATGAGCGCCTCGAACAACTCGACCGTTTGGCGAGCATTGGCACACTAGCCGCCTCGATGGCCCATGAAATTAGAAATGCGCTCGTGGCCGGCAGGACCTTTGTTGATCTGTTGCTGGAAAAGCATCAGGACACCGAGTTGGTTGGAGTGGTCCGTCGCGAGCTAGGCCGAATTGATGAGATTGTCAGCCGCATCCTGAAGTTCGGTGGGCCGGCCCGCCCGGCGTTGAGGCAGGTGCGCCTGCACGAAGTCCTCGACCATTCGTTGCGTCTGGTCCAACCCCAATTGAACGGCAAGCAGGTCCTTCTAAGCCGTTCCTTCCAGGCCGTTCCCGACCTCGTGAAAGGCGATGATTGTCAATTACAGCAGGCATTTGTGAACTTGTTTCTGAACGCACTAGAAGCCATGGGCCCGAATGGAACGCTCTCGGTCACTACCGAGCTTGTTGTACCGGGGGGCAGGGCTGACCGGACGCAGGTTCAGGTGGCAATCCAAGACAGCGGTTTGGGGATTCCTCCGGAGCACCTGGAGCGCGTGTTCGAGCCGTTCTTCACTTCCAAGCCAAGCGGCACCGGGCTTGGGTTGCCCATTACCCGGCGCATCATCCGGGAGCATCGGGGAGACATTCGCGTGGTGAGCCGGCCCAGCAAAGGCTCGGATTTTCGGGTTCTGTTACCGGTTTCAGCCTGA
- a CDS encoding Ig-like domain repeat protein: protein MNKSQDNPIYSNRIVRALATFCCLVLAHGFACSAAVVVYVNEQGGLFGLTRPEVTDPASALEALATPPPGLLSAVPAGTSVEKFSLSEVGATVEFSTNILAAGLDDARLEMIFGQVRATLMQFGIEGTVRMQSDGRVLSDYLPATPTIAPRKTSPADAGPVFASGSALTGRSISLSPGHGKRWSGSSYLFERPVYCAPLNCEDDHNLEGMIYLNQYLTQDGAVTKVYRCLDKNYGMHTGSGEPWWRISAGYWLQLNGYPCSVYGSLTGCTLGSGASESDDSLRSRGLASNYDDTDIYVSLHSNGYTGDCVGSSCPNGTCTYYDAGTVHAPWGAISQTLATDINNAIVDSIRNKYGDTTWRDRGALNADGGQAETRIPERAAVLIELAFHDSCDRDGLYLQDNFFRSTTMWATYKGICDYFGVTPTWDYYSDEFVSHDIPASMMAGAATTVHITFRNRGVLWNDARSFKLGAVGDSDPFTATTRYNVGGEVDPGATKTFTLTFTAPETPGTYTTDWRMLREGVAWFGATLTTSVVVTNASGGPSITTQPLSQTVAPGGTVNFTVAAAGSQPLSYQWRKNAADLNNGGNVSGATTTTLTISNVQQTNAGTYTVLVSNTNGSVLSAESVLTVGIPGIAIGSYTADWQGNPTQNFPGYSSNCGYEVWYIVDRTTTNCNTRNGLATWNPGFTWSGRGWVHMDFQVPCSKATSQIYVRYRNVAGSYSGQFSTINECLYGDWMTPLDQVTDNLSNWNGCYVSSDESEGAPSGGCNTTCNVRMTGVAQIHMYGSRWHYVNDWTCLGGYASTSVSDTSGRSFAWGETGLYLYPAIDTSHGNVIAAGLGLSGKTPGRVTTGDCNNANTLDFKGNASAYGNGDNMDSYGFAWVFSPAGAAPKVAIGTDDGSRVWINGSLINDNNAARGLTRDQDVTSAVTLPVGWSRVLFKVHNFTGGFQGTMSLRNGGNVNLNESSVNVFDLGGYYSYGVGYEQDAWYPFVYVTNFCGGDNPTPNANFYGKDTTVSASGSAEGNGPVPFWRVMHYEWGYGLSGDTDYAMVTSGSNSWTHTQTGVTGHRRFHFFAVSKSGRTSFQNNGQTGGANWNGGGAGTYMDVYVDNVAPLNPAFSSAGAVSPSQVNLAWTVPLDQGVGIAAGATEAADEASSTSGNYYRVGDVGVVAYRDGEIVSGWSTGTVANDTGLVANTSYTYTLAARDNSSEARGVWHNISSSLAPTVVWTLSVRPEIGSVAPDQATLPVGSNVTWAAVGGFGPGQVQYYRYAWDTSPTHTWTDTETQWSNGTVVTVPSSAGTWYLHVKGYNGADVANGTFDYEVTATTPPASATALVSSENPSIAGSNVTFTATVSAVPPATETPTGEIVFRVNNMPLGTNLLVSGVASVSTALLPVGTNTIAAEYYGDAIFLGSSDSLEQVVQSAVVYSQTNVIVSVVINGDGSYTLNFIGTPQAKYYVVSSPDVTSLMSGWQVLANSTNTAPAPSGLWSITVTNHTAQRFYRSAAVNPAP, encoded by the coding sequence ATGAACAAATCCCAAGACAATCCGATCTATTCCAACCGCATTGTGCGGGCTCTCGCAACCTTCTGCTGCCTGGTGCTGGCGCACGGCTTCGCGTGCTCCGCCGCCGTGGTGGTCTATGTCAACGAGCAGGGCGGCCTGTTTGGTCTGACACGGCCCGAAGTGACTGACCCGGCGTCGGCGCTCGAGGCGCTGGCGACACCGCCGCCAGGTTTGCTTTCCGCCGTCCCGGCTGGCACGAGCGTCGAGAAGTTTTCACTAAGCGAGGTTGGCGCTACGGTCGAATTCTCCACCAACATCCTCGCCGCCGGACTGGATGACGCGCGGCTCGAGATGATTTTCGGCCAGGTGCGCGCAACACTGATGCAATTCGGGATTGAGGGGACCGTGCGCATGCAAAGCGACGGGCGAGTGTTGAGTGATTACCTGCCCGCCACCCCCACGATAGCTCCCCGGAAAACCTCACCGGCAGATGCCGGACCGGTCTTCGCCAGTGGCAGCGCTTTGACGGGCAGATCCATCAGCCTCTCGCCAGGGCATGGGAAGCGATGGTCGGGCAGCAGCTATCTTTTTGAACGCCCGGTTTACTGCGCTCCGCTGAATTGCGAAGACGATCACAACCTGGAAGGGATGATATACCTGAATCAGTACTTAACGCAAGACGGCGCGGTGACGAAGGTGTATCGGTGTCTCGACAAGAACTACGGCATGCACACAGGCAGCGGGGAGCCCTGGTGGCGCATCTCCGCCGGCTATTGGCTCCAGTTGAATGGTTATCCCTGTTCTGTGTATGGCAGCCTTACGGGCTGCACTTTGGGATCAGGCGCAAGTGAATCGGACGATTCGCTGCGCTCGCGGGGACTGGCCTCAAACTACGATGACACCGATATTTACGTTTCATTACACAGCAACGGCTACACGGGGGATTGCGTCGGCTCCTCCTGTCCGAACGGAACCTGCACTTATTACGATGCCGGTACCGTGCACGCACCCTGGGGGGCCATCAGCCAGACGCTTGCCACCGATATCAATAATGCAATCGTGGACTCGATTCGCAACAAGTATGGGGACACGACCTGGAGGGATCGGGGGGCGTTGAACGCGGATGGGGGCCAGGCCGAGACGCGCATTCCCGAGCGCGCCGCGGTTCTGATCGAGCTGGCCTTTCACGATAGCTGTGATCGCGACGGGCTCTATCTGCAGGACAACTTCTTCCGCTCGACCACCATGTGGGCCACGTATAAAGGCATTTGTGACTACTTCGGGGTGACTCCAACGTGGGACTACTATTCAGACGAGTTTGTCAGTCATGACATTCCGGCAAGCATGATGGCCGGCGCGGCGACCACGGTGCACATCACCTTCCGCAACCGCGGGGTGTTGTGGAATGACGCCCGGAGCTTCAAGCTCGGCGCGGTCGGCGACTCCGATCCGTTCACGGCGACGACGCGCTACAATGTGGGCGGCGAAGTGGATCCGGGCGCGACGAAGACGTTTACCCTGACTTTCACCGCTCCGGAAACGCCCGGCACCTACACGACCGACTGGCGGATGTTGCGGGAAGGCGTGGCGTGGTTCGGGGCGACTTTGACGACCAGCGTCGTTGTGACGAATGCCAGTGGAGGGCCGAGCATTACCACCCAGCCGTTGAGCCAAACCGTGGCTCCCGGCGGCACGGTCAACTTCACCGTCGCGGCCGCGGGCAGCCAGCCGCTCAGCTACCAGTGGCGCAAGAATGCGGCGGACCTCAACAATGGCGGCAACGTCTCCGGTGCCACCACCACCACACTAACCATCAGCAATGTTCAGCAAACCAACGCCGGCACTTACACGGTGCTGGTCAGCAACACCAATGGCTCGGTCCTCAGCGCCGAGTCGGTGCTGACGGTCGGCATCCCCGGGATCGCCATCGGCTCTTACACGGCGGATTGGCAAGGCAATCCGACCCAGAACTTTCCCGGCTACAGCAGCAATTGCGGCTATGAGGTTTGGTACATCGTTGACCGCACTACCACCAACTGCAACACCCGCAACGGCCTGGCGACTTGGAACCCGGGGTTCACGTGGAGCGGCCGGGGGTGGGTCCACATGGATTTCCAGGTGCCGTGCAGCAAGGCCACGAGCCAGATATACGTTCGTTACCGCAATGTGGCCGGGTCCTACAGCGGCCAATTCAGCACCATCAACGAGTGTCTCTACGGCGACTGGATGACGCCTTTGGACCAGGTCACGGACAACCTCTCCAACTGGAATGGTTGCTACGTTAGCTCCGATGAGAGCGAAGGCGCCCCCTCCGGCGGATGCAATACCACGTGCAACGTCAGGATGACGGGGGTCGCCCAAATCCACATGTACGGCTCGCGCTGGCATTACGTCAACGATTGGACCTGCCTGGGCGGGTACGCTTCCACCAGCGTCAGCGACACCTCCGGCCGGTCGTTTGCCTGGGGTGAGACCGGCCTTTACCTCTATCCGGCCATTGACACCAGCCACGGCAACGTGATCGCGGCCGGCCTGGGGCTGAGCGGCAAAACGCCTGGCCGCGTTACCACCGGCGACTGCAACAATGCCAACACGCTGGACTTCAAGGGCAACGCCAGTGCCTATGGCAACGGCGACAACATGGACTCCTATGGCTTTGCGTGGGTCTTCTCCCCCGCCGGCGCCGCGCCAAAGGTTGCCATCGGCACGGATGACGGCAGTCGTGTCTGGATTAACGGCAGCCTGATTAACGACAACAACGCCGCGCGGGGCCTCACGCGCGATCAGGACGTCACCAGCGCGGTGACGCTGCCTGTGGGCTGGAGCCGGGTGCTCTTCAAGGTTCACAACTTCACCGGCGGCTTCCAGGGCACGATGAGTTTGCGCAACGGCGGCAACGTTAACCTCAACGAGTCTTCGGTCAACGTCTTCGACCTGGGCGGCTACTACAGCTACGGCGTCGGTTATGAGCAGGATGCCTGGTATCCGTTCGTGTATGTCACCAACTTCTGTGGCGGTGACAATCCGACGCCGAACGCCAACTTCTACGGCAAAGACACCACGGTGAGCGCCAGTGGCTCAGCCGAAGGCAACGGCCCGGTCCCATTCTGGCGGGTGATGCACTACGAATGGGGCTATGGCTTGAGTGGTGATACCGACTACGCCATGGTCACTTCCGGCAGCAACAGTTGGACGCACACCCAGACCGGCGTCACGGGGCATCGGCGTTTCCATTTCTTCGCGGTGAGCAAGTCCGGCCGCACTTCGTTCCAGAACAATGGACAGACCGGGGGGGCGAACTGGAACGGCGGCGGTGCGGGAACCTATATGGATGTCTATGTGGACAACGTAGCGCCACTGAACCCAGCTTTCTCCAGTGCTGGCGCGGTCAGCCCCAGCCAGGTCAACCTGGCTTGGACCGTTCCGCTCGATCAAGGAGTCGGCATCGCCGCCGGCGCCACTGAAGCCGCGGATGAGGCCAGCAGCACTTCCGGGAACTACTACCGCGTTGGGGATGTCGGTGTGGTGGCGTACCGCGATGGCGAAATCGTTTCCGGCTGGAGCACTGGCACGGTGGCGAATGACACCGGCCTCGTCGCCAACACCTCTTACACCTATACTCTTGCGGCCCGCGACAACAGCAGCGAAGCACGCGGTGTCTGGCACAACATCTCGAGCTCGCTGGCGCCGACAGTAGTCTGGACTCTGTCTGTCCGGCCGGAGATTGGCAGCGTCGCTCCGGACCAGGCTACTCTGCCCGTCGGCAGCAATGTCACTTGGGCGGCAGTCGGCGGCTTCGGTCCGGGCCAGGTCCAGTACTATCGGTATGCCTGGGACACCTCCCCGACGCACACTTGGACGGATACTGAGACACAGTGGTCCAATGGAACGGTTGTGACCGTGCCGAGTTCGGCAGGCACCTGGTATCTGCACGTAAAGGGGTACAACGGTGCGGATGTCGCGAATGGCACCTTTGATTATGAGGTGACGGCCACCACTCCGCCCGCTTCGGCTACGGCCCTGGTTTCGTCAGAGAATCCCTCCATCGCAGGCTCAAACGTGACGTTTACGGCGACGGTGAGTGCAGTGCCGCCGGCGACCGAGACACCGACCGGGGAGATCGTCTTTCGTGTCAACAACATGCCGCTCGGCACCAACCTCCTTGTAAGCGGGGTGGCAAGTGTCAGCACAGCTTTGTTGCCGGTGGGTACCAACACGATTGCGGCGGAGTACTATGGGGACGCAATATTCCTGGGCAGCAGCGACAGTTTGGAGCAAGTGGTGCAGAGCGCCGTGGTTTACAGCCAGACCAATGTCATAGTTTCCGTGGTGATCAACGGAGACGGCAGCTACACGCTGAACTTCATCGGCACCCCGCAGGCGAAGTATTACGTGGTCAGTAGCCCCGACGTGACGAGCCTCATGTCCGGCTGGCAGGTGTTGGCGAACAGCACGAATACCGCGCCGGCGCCGAGCGGGCTGTGGTCAATCACAGTGACCAACCACACTGCGCAGAGGTTCTATCGCTCGGCAGCGGTGAATCCCGCCCCGTAA